The window TCCTCACAAGAACTCGCGGACGGAAACTCGACGGACGCGGGTGACGCCGCGTCCGGGTCGGACACGTCGTCGGCCCCGGAGACGCCGTGTCCCGTCGTCGACTCGCTCGAACAGATCGGCTCGCGGTGGCGGCTCGTCGTCCTCCACGAGCTGTTGAACGGTGAGTCTCGGTTCAACGAGCTGAAACGCGAGACCGACGCCAACGCCCGCACCCTCTCGCGCGTGCTCGACGACCTCCAAGAGACGGGGTTCGTCGACCGCCGGCTCGAAGAGGACTCGCCCGTGGCGACCTACTACAGTCTCACCGCAAAAGGCGAGTCTCTCGCACCCGTCTTCGAGGAGATCGACGAGTGGGCGCACGAGTGGCTCACCGAGTGTAACGCCTGACCGACGGTTCTGCCGGCGAAACGCACACCACCGTCCGGCCCCAACGACTCGTCGTGTACGCCGGACTGAAGAACACCCCCTGTTGTCTGTGCGGCCGCGACGACACCCACACCCGGATCGCGGTGCCGCCGCGCGCGCTCACGCTGATGGAAAACGGCGAGCCGATCGCGTGGCGCGACGTGGTCGGGGCCGTCACGCTCCGCTTTTGTGCCGACGACTGGGACCTCGTGCGCGACCTCGCCGTCGAGATGGACACCCACCCGCTCTCGCGGTGTAACGCCGCGCACGTCTCCTTGGACCTCCGCGAGGACCACGAGGCGCTGCTGTCGGCGACGAAGGCCGAGACGGACCAGACCGAGCTAGAGGCTCGGCTGGAGCGCGAGGCGGAGGCGACGCTCGACGCGGTCGACGACCCCTACACCGAGGAACGCGACGTGGTCGAGGCGATCGTCGTGTTGCGCGCGCTCGACGCGCTCGGCGTCCGCGACCGACCCGGGGACGCGGTCAGGCCGTAACCGCTCGCGCCGGGCGAGTGGTCACCACCTGACCTCGAACCCGTCGAGCCCCTCTGGCTCCTCGTAGGTCGCGTCGACGGCGTCGACTTCGGCCGCCTTGCTTCCGGTTTCACACCACTCGACCATCTCGCGCACGGCCGCCTCCTCGCCCTCGAAGACGGCCTCGACGCGGCCGTCCTCACGATTCCTGACCCAGCCGTCGACGCCCGCTTCCCGGGCGGTGTCGCGGGTGGTCGCGCGGTAGTAGACGCCCTGGACGCGGCCGGAGACGTACACGTGTGCTCGCGTTCGATCGGTCATCGATCGGCCGTGCGTCCGCGAGCGTTGTAACTACCACGGCGGACCGACCGTCCAACGCACCACGGCGGACCGACCGGTCGGCGGCGTCCGTTCACCACGACTCGGCACCGACCGACGACTTCTAACGACTCGCCCGCGACACTCCGGACATGGAACTGTTCGGAACCGCGGGAGTCCGCGGGAGCGCCACGGAACGGGTCACCCCCGAACTCGCGCTCGCCGTCGGCCGGGCGGTCGCGGCGGCGGTGCGCGATCGCGAACCGGTCGGCGACGGCGGCGGCGAGAGCGACCGCGGGGACTCGGATGCCACGGGGAGCGCGAACGCCACGGACGCCGCAACGGAGCCGGCTCCTGAGGTCGTGATCGCTCGCGACGGGCGGGTGACCGGTCCGGCGCTTGCGGCCGCGATGGAGGCGGGGGTCGCGTCGGGCGGCGTCTCGGTCGAGCGAGCCGGCCAACTGCCGACGCCGGCGCTCGCGTACGCCTCGCAGGGCCGATACGGCGTGATGCTCACGGCCTCGCACAACCCGCCGGCCGACAACGGGATCAAGCTGTTCCGCGACGGCAGCGAGTTCGATCGCGACGCCGAGCGCGCCGTCGAAGCGCGAGTCGACGCGGGCACGTCGCCGGCGGCGTGGGACGAGTGGACGGATCCCGAGCGCGTCGACGTGCTCCCGAGCTACCTCGACGCGGTGTGCGAGTACGCGGGAGAGTTCGGAGCCGACCTCGACGGGCTCCGGATCGCCGTCGACTGCGGCAACGGAATGAGCGCGCCCGCGACGCCGACCGTGCTCCGCGAACTCGGTGCCGACGTCGTCACCCTCAACGGGAACGTCGACGGCCACTTCCCCGGTCGCGGGAGCAAGCCGACGCCCGAGACGCTCGCCGACCTCAGGGCGTTCGTCGCCGACGCCGACGACGGCGGGGACGACGCGGGGTTCGCGTTCGGCATCGGTCACGACGGCGACGCGGACCGGATCGTGATCGTCGACGCCGACGGCGAGGTCGTCCACGAGGACACCGTCCTCGCGATGCTCGCAGAGCGGTACACCCGCGAGAGCGACGCCGACGACCCGGTGGTCGTCACCACGCCGAACGCCTCGGGCCGGATCGACGAGCGCGTCCGCGCGGCCGGCGGGCGAGTCGAGCGCGTGCGGCTCGGGGCCCTCCACGAGGGGATCGCGGCCGTGCGAGAGACGGCGACCCCGACCGGCGACGACACTCGGGTCGTCTTCGCCGCGGAGCCGTGGAAACACGTTCACGTCGGGTTCGGGGAGTGGATAGACGGCGTCGCGTCTGCGGGCGTGATCGCTCGGCTCGTCGCCGACGAGGGACTCGACGGGCTCCGCGAGCCGATCACGGAGCGCCCGTATCGCAAGGTCAGCGTCGACTGTCCCGACGACGCCAAGTCAGACGCGATGGGGCGGCTCGAATCGGCGCTCCCCGACGCCTTCCCCGACGCGGACGTCGACACCGACCACGGCGTGCGTCTCGAGTTCCCGGACGCCTCGTGGGTTCTCGTTCGTCCCTCGGGGACCGAACCGTACGTCCGCGTGTACGCCGAAAGCGACGCCGTCGACGAGCTGATCGCGGAGGCCAAAGCGGTCGTCGAGACGGCCGTCGGAGCGGTCGCTGACGCGGCGGACGTGGAGTGACGCTGGCGGCTGGGTCGGATTGGGAGTGCGGGTGTGCGTTAGGCCGAGAGTGCAGAAGCGTGTCGGCAGAGACGCGGCGATGACGCCCGTGAGACGCCCGGAGCGACGAATTTATGGCCCGCTCGCGCTCCGTTGTAGGTGACATGGATTCCGAGATCGATCGGCGGCGACTCCTCAAGGCGGCGAGCGCGGCGGGCCTCATCGGACTCGCCGGCTGCAGCGGCGGACCGAGCGGCGACGGCGCGGACGGTTCCGACAGCGAAGACGGCGCTGATGGAAACGACGGCTCCGACGGAAGCGACGGAGACGGCGTGGACGGCGCAGACGACGTTCCGGCCAG is drawn from Halorubrum sp. BV1 and contains these coding sequences:
- a CDS encoding phosphomannomutase gives rise to the protein MELFGTAGVRGSATERVTPELALAVGRAVAAAVRDREPVGDGGGESDRGDSDATGSANATDAATEPAPEVVIARDGRVTGPALAAAMEAGVASGGVSVERAGQLPTPALAYASQGRYGVMLTASHNPPADNGIKLFRDGSEFDRDAERAVEARVDAGTSPAAWDEWTDPERVDVLPSYLDAVCEYAGEFGADLDGLRIAVDCGNGMSAPATPTVLRELGADVVTLNGNVDGHFPGRGSKPTPETLADLRAFVADADDGGDDAGFAFGIGHDGDADRIVIVDADGEVVHEDTVLAMLAERYTRESDADDPVVVTTPNASGRIDERVRAAGGRVERVRLGALHEGIAAVRETATPTGDDTRVVFAAEPWKHVHVGFGEWIDGVASAGVIARLVADEGLDGLREPITERPYRKVSVDCPDDAKSDAMGRLESALPDAFPDADVDTDHGVRLEFPDASWVLVRPSGTEPYVRVYAESDAVDELIAEAKAVVETAVGAVADAADVE
- a CDS encoding acylphosphatase — translated: MTDRTRAHVYVSGRVQGVYYRATTRDTAREAGVDGWVRNREDGRVEAVFEGEEAAVREMVEWCETGSKAAEVDAVDATYEEPEGLDGFEVRW
- a CDS encoding helix-turn-helix domain-containing protein, whose protein sequence is MSSQELADGNSTDAGDAASGSDTSSAPETPCPVVDSLEQIGSRWRLVVLHELLNGESRFNELKRETDANARTLSRVLDDLQETGFVDRRLEEDSPVATYYSLTAKGESLAPVFEEIDEWAHEWLTECNA